AGACTGAACactcttctcctccttcccttccTGCCAGCAAAGTTCAGCTGTTTGCTGATTGAAGCGAGACGCCAATTAAAATCTGGCAACAGATGGGAAAGATCCCAACCTACCCAGGGTATTGTGTCATAGGTATACACACATTATCGTAACAATTCACTGCGCCCCACGGAGAAGGTATGGATCATTTTCGGTGCACCAAGAAGAATCTAGTTTCAAGGTGTTTTGTGCAAGCATCAAGGTAAATTTGATATTGTCGATAGAAGTAGCCTTCAGACTGGGGCACCATGGGAAAAATTATCCATTCTATGGATCATGTGACAACCACGCTCACGCCACCTTTCGGCAGAGCTTAAGTTGGAAAGCGTCTATAGCAACAGCATGACTACAGTCAAAACCAGCCGCCATTAAtctcgtcttttttttatatcccGTGCTGTCTGTTAGACAATGCGACAAGCCAAATGaatgtttctgttgtttgtgcTCCATTTGTCTttccagatgaaaaaaaatctgaaatgcaAATAACACATTTGTCTTGTGAATGTTTTCTCCAAAACAGCCGCtgaaaacgaaaaacaaacataacaaaacagaaaataagccACCCTTATGACCACCACACGTTCTGCAGATAACGTGTTTTGATGTGTCGACGATCCGCTCAGTTTTAGTATGAATAAGTTGTGataaaaagacacacacatacacacggatTTCAAAGCAGGCGCGTAGCAAAGCACACTCACATACTGTCCCGCGATCCACCCACACGCCTACCCGTGACGCCACGCTCACATGCACGCATATCAGAAACAGCAGCTACCTTACATAGAGATTACCTCGATATAAACAAAACCCAATAAAAGCGTCCAAACACATACAACAAGAAATGCCACTCATCTAAAAAATTCATATTATTCGTTTGCAAGACGAAAACACAGGATGTATGATAAAGCTCTTATACAAGTATATGTAACAGCAACTCAAGTCCCGCCGACTaaacgcgcacacgcacacacactcgtaCGTGCTGAGATGTGTAGTGTAAACAGGAGATGCTATAGGAACAGCtgtaaatattcaataaaaacTATGGCAGGATAGAAAGACTTTTCTTATGCACGACTTGCAGTGTCCTCCGTTTAACAGTTGTGTCATTAGAGTGTGAGGATGGAATGGTATCGAGTTGGACACTGAGACGGTGACGGCTGTGGAAAGACGAGAAGATGGCTTTTGGTCGTCAAGGTGCAACCGTGATACTGCTAACCACAAGTAATAGAGTCCGATAAATGGCGTTGCGCTGCTGGACGGAATGTGGCAGTTGCAGCAGCAGAAGCTAAGAACACATTTGGCAGGTGCACCATACTTTTCTTGGATGCCAACCTGGCCTAAAACCCAGAACACAGATTTTCGCTCTGTTGATTCCAAAAGGCGGATGATCTTTAGGCCGTTTCAACTGCTGACTGAAAAGAAGTGACACAAGAAGGGGATATTGCAGTGTCTCTCAATCCTTACAAGACGTCTATGACATAACGTGCTGCCTGTTTCTGTTCTTAGTCATGATATGCTGcatgattctttttttctggaatcCTTTAAAGCTGTCCTCTTTACTTTCCAGTGTCGTGATACGTTACCTGGTTTGTCGAACAGTTACACACCACatgctctgttttgtttttaacatgatATACAGGATTCATTGTCTCTACATGGCAACATACATGGCATACACAGCACCATGCAGTTTTCGTACTTTGCAAACGGAAGTACACCTATAAATGCAACATCATCCAGTTTCTCTTGTTTGTAAATGTAAGtaccgatatatatatacaccgagatatataaaaacaattttctgtcaaaattCATGTACGTGTCATACAATTAAAATTCTTAAATAAACAATAGTATAAGTTGTTAGTAAAACTATACATATATTAACTACATATACAGATAATATAAGAATTTATACTTTTTGCTTCCAAATCCCAGTTTTCTTGAAATAAGTCATTGGAATTGTGGAAACCATCCACACACAAGATGGTGCTACCAACATTTTCGGCAAGCAACACCTTTAATCCAACTGTTGTGCTATGTCAGCCTCAATTCAACATTATGGAGCTTCCAAAAACGGTTTTGTGTTGACTCATGCAAACATTGTAACTGATGGCTGACCTGGTCATATGAACTCATATTTGGACACCTAGCAAGACATAAGCTGTTTTACACAGATAATGGTATGTCAGCAGGGTATGTTGAGGTAGATATCTTTGGATGTCTGAGCCTTCAGAGATCTGTTGGTCCTTTTTACAGGTGCTACTACACAGAGAAAGCGGCTGCTTTCCATGTCATACTGTCTGCCAGCGACAGATGTCCAGGTGGTCCAGGTGTCAGTGCACTATAAAGTCAGTCACATGACATGTCTTCTCCAGGCGAGCAGCTTTCTTGTGACATGCTACATGTACAAGCCTTAAGTTGTCTTGAGTGAACAGAAGGCGATAGACTTCATGCCAGTTCAGCTTTGAGCCAAGTCTCTTTGTGCGTGCTGCTTCCAGGAGCGTAGGCATAACCTCTCGTGATTTCTCTACACTGCAACACAACAGCCATGTACCATGTACAGCACCGCAATATGTCTCTAAGTTGTAGCAGCAAACATGTCAAGATATATCTACAGCAGTAAGCTTTAGCCCTTAAATCTTACAAGACATCtatgataaaataattcaaatgcATAATAAGTAACCTTATTGGATAATGAACCCTAATGACGATGACTTAGCATCCTATTTCTACCACATACAACAACAGATCGAAATGTTACAGAAGACCACTGTCATCACTAGCATTAGAAAAAGTTTGCACTAATATAATACTTTCAAAGATGCTATGACAAAATTGTTCATAGAGACATTACATAACCAGACAATTATGAGATTTATCTGGATGAACAGAGAATTTGAAGTTTGTGGGCATGACATGTTTACAGCTGCTCAACAAGTGTGAACTTAAAACAATTTCACATTACTAGCTTACATCATAATTTGGCTTTCACTACTGGCTCATGATTTATATGCACCCCTGGCTCAATGCACAATACTTAtccaatatttaattttttaattttttgtctcATGAAAACCTGTGATATGATGATTCTACTAACTTAAGCAACCTGCATACATACTTTTATACATAGTACACAGTAAAGACTGATATGCTCCACACAAGACTTCCATGTGTTACTGACTGGTGACTTACATGTGATCTAAGTTCCAAAGGCCAAAAAGAAGGCGATATCCACGTGAGGCATAAGGGTTGATGGTGTGCAACCGCAGACAGCACTCCACATCAAAGGCACCTCGACATCGAAACCAACCTTCCTTGTCACACATCCGTTGTTGTGGCTTAGCTGTACGATCAAAATATGAGGCATGAAAGTCATTTGATTTGAGGATGACATAAATCTCATCCATCATCTCCAAAAGATCAGCACGTGACTTCTCATCTCGCTCCCGCTGAATCTGTTCTTTAGcctgtaaaaaaacaaatatacaatcaactgtgataaaaaatattaaacataaatttgataatttatcaaagtgcgcgcacacacacacacacaatctttagAACCACCTGCCAATCCCTACCGATCTTCATAGGGAAGTTACAACATGCTGCTGAAACTCCAAGCCCTTTTGGACCAGGAGTAACTAGAGCACATGTGTATGATGAAGAAAAACAGGATCATGTACAACTTAATTACTGATTTTAGTCTGCATAGTAAATTCATGGTAGCATTATGGACATTCTGGGAAAGAGATATGTCAACTCCAACAACCTTTACATCAAAAGCACTTAGATATAAATGCATTATCCCATAGCTACAGGTATCAGCcaatgaagtaaacaaaagtaaactgaACATTTATGTTCTATTTCTAGTCTCTGTGTTATGATACAAACGCATGCAGACACATTCCAGCCTCTGTGTTTAAAGATTAACATATTAATTGTTTTGACTGTGTTTTAGAAGTTAGGACAGTATTCACACAGCTTCTTTTCCAACTAGGTGTTATTAAAACATGATGTCACTttccaaaagaaattaaatcacTGTAATTTAAAGTCAAACAGACAAGACTTCTCTGTCATATGGttgttacaaaaaattaatagcTTCACCGTCACAAAATAACTGCGGATCCTCTGCTGGGCTGAATTTCGCATCACATCgctctttgttttgtatttcttgttcAAACCTGTAGAAAATCCCATTAATAGTTTATTACAGAGGCCTcttcattattgtatttttttcctaagtTGGCACCTAATACTACAAAAAAAGTAACCAAATCACTTACATGACAAACACTAGCAAGTTAATAAATTACTCATGTAGTATTCTGAAGTAGTATATTTGTCCTTAGGTTTCAAGGCAACATTTTGactaaaacttttacaaaagaGCTAAAATGAAACATAATATGGTCTAAACAAAATTAGCATTTTTCAGCATTTGGtaagtttatttgtaaatatttgtcacagatataaacatttacatcagCATCAAGAGGCTTACACATCTATCTATGGTACCCTAATATTTACCAACAGATGCACAAATAATAGTCTTCTACTGAAAAGTGTTTGTTAACAAATgtcacatttacaaacaaatgttcCAACTTATTTAAGAATTATCAAACTTTTAGAGCAGGTCCACTGTTTAATACAGACATTATGTGTTTTGTAGACTTACCAAGACAATGCATATAAATGTGAGTGTTACAAAAAATACCAAATACATTCATCAGTTACCAAGGTGAAGTGGTAAGTAACATACCATCAAACCAGTCTTCATGCTCATATCGTTGCTCTGCTTCCACGTGGGTCTCAAGCATGTCCAGATACTGGGACATCAAGCTAACCTTCTCAGGGGCAGACTCGTCTGTCAGCATTTCACGAATTTCACTGGCCAGCTCAGCTCGGCGTTTGTTGTCATGAAATTTACTCAGAACATCATACACTAGGTCACCTACTGTTAGAAGAAACAGTCACATTGGCAGAGATGACCAATGAACAGCTATTGTATGTACAACACTGATTATGCAATTAGTTCTAATGTTTTAAGAACTTTATGGCAAAAGAGATTTTAATTATCAAAggacaaaattaaaaaccttTTATGCTTTCTAAAGTATAAAATCTTTAAGTCTCTCTAAAGGCAACTTTAGTTACCTCCTTTCCATCGCTCTCCTTTGcgcaaaaagacaaaaacagtcTGTTGTGGTAGATTCTTAAAAAATCCTTCGTTGTCCACCTCAGTTCCATCATCTTCAATCACCACAGTGACAGTCTCATTGTCTGCAATCTAGAGGACAATCACTACATGACACACCATCTACAGAAAGAAACATgcattacaaataaatgtttaatcaattaataattaatttagtgtttatgtgtgtgcacacttgTATGTAAATGCAATGGATTAGACAGTGAAGTACATGTTTTATGATTTTGAGAATTAGGATATTTAGCGcagttaaaattttaatattactattCAAAaagtgcatttcttttttacaacTCTCAAAACTGATCTATACATCCAAACtggtttagttttctttttattgtaaactCTCACCTTAGGTACACACTTCTTCATACCACTCACTAAGCTTTTCAGATTGCACCAATGACATATATTTCTTCTGCCCGGGAGCAATcattatttctaataatatcTGTTAGTTTTCCATGCTTCCAGTTTATATTTAGTATCTTCGTTTATCCTCCTTCAGTAGCattaaacttttacaaaaactattacattgtcttttttttcagtgttttcataAACTCTAGATACTATCATTACAAAGGGACGCTACCCAATGACGACGATTTAATCATTCTAATTCTTATCCTAACGAGCTCATTTTATGTCGAGGGTGCTAGCTGCAGATCTTTTTGTTACCAACAGGCAGTCGGATTATTTGTACCTGGTTTCCTATTTTTCCTCACAATTTACAAGGATAACATCAAGTCTTGTCATTCTTAGTCTTACCTTTAGTTTCTCGCGGCCTTTTCGCACCAGATCTTCTAGCGACCTCGCTGTTACCCCAACTCTCGTTCCACGGTCTGCACTCTGGACTTTGTATGCTCTCACTCCACCATTAAACAACGACAAGAACGTATTCCACATTGCCACTTTCTGAcagattttatttcatgcaGGTTTCGCAACAGATCGATTAGAAACCGCCGTATGATGCGTGATCAACAATGAAACCCAAAGTGAGCCGTATGGGGATGGTCGCTTCACTCCGACAAGTGGCTAAAGCAAACCTCACATGTATTTGTCTACGTCGGTGCTTTATGTTTTAGCGAAAGTGAATGAACTAGTGAAAGAAAGgtagaaagagtgaaaaaaaagtacGTAAAAGACTGGGCACACAAACGATCTTCCGACTATCACACTTAATgcagacaaaacacaaaagggAGGGAGAAATGACGGACAGAGAAGCAGATATATAGATAAAGGACCACCAGGGAGGAGGAAAAGAGGAATATAGAGATGGATGGTTTAGACTTTAGAAGATAATGAGGAAGAATGTAGTTTAGGGAGGCGACTTGCTTTATTCAGTGTAGGGCGCGGTCCACGGTAAGTGGGTGGGGAGGTGAGCGGGGACTATATTTGTGCAGTTCCTCCACTGTGATTTAGTCATTGATGACCGCAGGAATGCTTCAAAAGAATGAAAACGAGCTAGGGACAAGGAGAGATCAAAGGAAGTCTCAGCACGCGCCACCTGTGGTGGGGACTGTAGGAGATGTAGAAGCAACATGCTGATGTGACTCCAGGTGGTGCAGCAGCCGGACGTTCAAGCTGACCGCATCTGCGGAAGCGCGCGGTGTCTATACTACATTCCAATGAACGCAGCGCTTTTCTGGATGTGGTCGAGAGATGGCAGCTCAGAGTATAAAACTGTGCTCTGGCCGGACTGCAGCACACCTTCTCCCTCCAGCATCATCAAGGTCAGCGACAACAGCGCGTTGGACGTACGGAATTCAGTTACCCGACAGTCTTTACCCTGCACACCGATAATGAACGCAAAGGTTACTTGTGCCCTGCTCCTCCTCTGCCTGGGTATGGTTGCCAATCTTTTACTCTATTGTGAACTCGGggctattgttattattacaaatgAAACACTTGGAAATATTTTCGCCTTCAAACAGTGGGCTCTGggttatatacatatagtcaATTCACAGTTCCGTAATGATCTATATTACCTTTGTGTAATAATACTGTATTGACGCATTGGTACATTAAATGTATGAGCCGGAAATTACTATAATATACATGCAATGTGACACGGATCTTTATATTAACGCAATAACTACGTGTTGACATGTTGTCATGGATCTATATGATAGCGTTACATATAGTGTTGCCGTGGATCTATATAATGATGTAAACTCGACGCGCTGCCATCTATCTATATCATCTATCTCAACAGGTACATGAAGTCTGTCGTGGGACTATGT
The Pomacea canaliculata isolate SZHN2017 linkage group LG2, ASM307304v1, whole genome shotgun sequence genome window above contains:
- the LOC112557945 gene encoding DNA fragmentation factor subunit beta-like, yielding MWNTFLSLFNGGVRAYKVQSADRGTRVGVTARSLEDLVRKGREKLKIADNETVTVVIEDDGTEVDNEGFFKNLPQQTVFVFLRKGERWKGVGDLVYDVLSKFHDNKRRAELASEIREMLTDESAPEKVSLMSQYLDMLETHVEAEQRYEHEDWFDGLNKKYKTKSDVMRNSAQQRIRSYFVTAKEQIQRERDEKSRADLLEMMDEIYVILKSNDFHASYFDRTAKPQQRMCDKEGWFRCRGAFDVECCLRLHTINPYASRGYRLLFGLWNLDHIVEKSREVMPTLLEAARTKRLGSKLNWHEVYRLLFTQDNLRLVHVACHKKAARLEKTCHVTDFIVH